From a single Pseudophryne corroboree isolate aPseCor3 chromosome 6, aPseCor3.hap2, whole genome shotgun sequence genomic region:
- the LOC134934682 gene encoding uncharacterized protein LOC134934682 produces the protein MKLNVAHFVTVQLNDHTNCGQQQRQTSPPPSQSPSPSHSPSPSHSPSPSQSPSSSQSPSSSQSPSSSQSPSASLAHTTLHSPSHHTSPSLSGTPSPPSHTPSPSTSKSPSLPPSPSIGLTFSPPPSPSQSDPPSEIPAPIQPPSPIQPPSPIPPPSPIPPPSPIQPPSPIQPTSPPSEWAEEAPEASSGSVHVAVENVAVGDPTSLREIVGNMRRHLQALLGLLDDMENFC, from the exons atgaaattaaatgttgcccactttgtgactgtccagctgaatgatcacacaaactgtg gacaacaacaacggcagacctctccgcccccttcccagtccccctccccttctcactccccctccccttctcactccccctccccttcccagtccccctcatcttcccagtccccctcatcttcccagtccccctcatcttcccagtccccctcagcttccctggcccacaccACTTTacactccccttctcaccacacctctccatctctttctgggaccccttctcctccttcccataccccttctccttcaacttctaaatcaccatctctgcccccctcaccctctattggcttaactttctctccgcccccctcgccctctcaatcagaccccccctctgaaattccagcaccaatccagcctccttcccccatccagcctccttccccaatccctcctccttccccaatccctcctccttcccccatccagccgccttcacccatccagccaacatccccacccagtgaatgggcagaggaagcccctgaagccagttcagggagtgttcatgttgccgtggaaa atgttgccgttggagatcccacatcgttGCGGGAGATTGTGGGAAACATGAGGCGACATctccaggccttgctgggtctgctagatgatatggaaaatttttgttaa